In the genome of Corvus cornix cornix isolate S_Up_H32 chromosome 7, ASM73873v5, whole genome shotgun sequence, the window cggggccgcggcgcgGCGGGAAATGGCGGCCGGGTCGGGCTGAGCTGAGGGGACGGAGTTGCACCATGAGGCTGCTGCGCGCCCTTCTGCGCGGCGCCGCCCCGGGCAGCGCCTCCCCGGGCAGCATCCCGCAGCAGGTGGACTTCTACTCACGCTTCTCCCCCTCGCCGCTCTCCATGAAGCAGTTTCTGGACTTCGGTGAGTCCCCGCCGAGCCGCCCTCGACCGCTGCCCCTCCTCCACAGGTGCTTGTGAGGAGCGGGACAGCCGCGACCCCTCACCCCGTCAGCGCTGCCTGGCTGTTGCTTATCTCTTTTAATGCTGTGCTTTTTGGCAGAAAAGGGCTCTGCTTCCTTCTGGGGCAAGGGAGCCTAGTTGGCTCACTCCCGGAGACTGCAACTATGACAAGGTTGAAATTTAGCTGAAAACTCTAGGTTTTGGCACCACCAGGGTAGTtgggtgtttgttttcctgcagaactggcagtgctggggagagaGTGGGAACAGCTGTGACAACTGGTAGCGTTAGAGCAGTGACTCAGACAGGTGAGACTGGTTAAGCCTTTTGCAAAGCAGCATGAGGCCTTCTAAAGGCATTTTCCAAACACGTGAAACATTTAGCCTCAGCTGGCACTGAGGAGCTGAACCAGTCATCACTTCTCAGTCGCCTGTCTGTGCCCTACAGAAACATCCTAcccaaatgctgctgttttAGAAGGTGCGTGAGAGAAGGAACAGGATGCAGACACCAAGAGCCATCCTGGAGGATTTGGAATCTAGTCTTGAAAATGAGTAAATCAGTAACAGGATACTCAGTCTTATGCTCTGTGCCAAAACCACTCCTAATGCTTCCAGGTTTGACTGTCAgcttgaaaacaaaagggaTCACAGGAATTGTTCTATTCTGCTTCAAAGCAAAGACCACATAGAGAAAGGTTGTATAAGTCACACTGAGAAACCTTTTCAAAGCCTGAGGTTGGAGCCATTCTGTAATATGTTCTGTTTCTGTACCCGAGGTGCTTTGTTGTGCATACATGTTTACATAAGTGTTATATATATAACTAGTTGATAGTTTCATGGCTTTTTATAGTTTTGTAAGTAAAACCTAAGAGAGAATTAATCCTAGGGCCCCTAACTTTGTATAAGCAGGAAGACTTACAAAGAAGACTTTCTCATAATTATCTTCTGTCACTTCATCCATCTATTCAATGTTTCACTTGTGGCAATGAAATGTATCTGACATTTAAAACTCCAGATTCCTACAGGAACCCCACCATGTGTTCTGTTGTTACCATACTTCTAAGCAAAGAATCTTGCAATTCAGAGTTTGATTTGACCTGTATTATTTTACCGCTACAGATAACATAATGGTTACTGtaaaatctgtgtttattttcaagGCACACTATTTCCTTGTGTCAAAAGATAGGCTACTTCTTTGCTCTTAGCAATACCTGAACATAAGGTAAAAATAATCTtggaaactttaaaatattttttcctgtcttttgcTTAAGGATTTAATCCCAGAGAGTAAAAGCtagtaacagaaataaaaaaaagagtgcAAGACAGAGACAGTATTTGTGTGTAAGACATTCTGTAGCCATTATAATCTgacggatttttttttttttgctccttttgcTAGAGTGAGAGCAGtcaaagaggaaataataaaatctggTAAAgctaacttaaaaaaaagaaatattctatAAGCCAGTTTAGGTCTGGTCTTGGGTTATAAGACCACAGTATCTTCTGTAGGAGTCATACCCATTTTTTGCCTAGATACAGACTGTAGCTGCACAGGGAAAGAGAGTCGTTTGCCTGTTCAATTTGTCTGCCCTATACTGCCTTTCATATTTGACCCAGGATTGCAAAGCTAAGGCCTTCAGGTACAAAAACTATTTCGTGGAATGTAATTTGCTGTGTGTGCTAGGCTTTTAAAGATTATATTTACATTCTAATACCTCTGATCTCATCTGTTCTTAGAATTTTAcccaagaaaagagaaaggccAGTAACAGTCATGCCCGAAATGCAATCTGACTAGGGAGAAGAATGAAAGGTTTCTAGGCAGAGGTCATATGTAGACAACGCATAATGCTGGTGTGTGCCATTGCGGAGGAGTTTCTTGTAAATTATTCACTTTTTTATTGACTGACATTCTTTCACTGGTGTAGTTTATAATGTGTCTGAGTCCGCATGCTTTAAAGTAAACTGCTCTATTTCAATTTGGTGaagatttttcatgtttaagGCACTCCCAGCTTCCTTTTTTCCGTCCTCAGCCCTTCTTTTAATCTTCTTCCCGAACTTCCCCTTGCCAAATGGAAGGAGTGAACTGAGGAGTAACTTTTAGGAGATACCTGTTGTGAAACACTAGACCTGAAGTATGTACTTCACTGCAGCAGATGGGCAGGTTAGGAAGTTCAGATGCTGTTTAAGTGACAGTCTTGAAGTCTAGAAAGAAGTCTGGCTGAGAATGAAGTACAGCATTTCTTAGTCTCTTCCCCACGCTGCAGCCTTCTTTCTCGCCTAGGAAGACAAGCTTCGTGGGAGTAAACGTAGGTCTTGATTTTAATAACCACATTTAATTGCCACCCCCACAGATGACACTTGCTCTTACAAAAGGACAGGTCAGAGGCAGTATTTTCACTTCTAGCtcttaaaaaggtaaaaatttaGATGTATTAGTATCCTAATGGCTAAGCAGAGTAGCTGTCctactttgctttctttctcacTATTCATGTGAATTCATTAATCTGATTTCTGTTCCTGTAAGACTGAATTTAAACCACAACAGATTTAGTTGAAAATGAGATCAATATTactggatttattttctgaaagtgtCTGAGGATGAGTTATGGCAATTCACTACGATCAGTAATCAAAAGCAGGGTGTATGGAACTATGATACTTCATAAATAGTTTCCTGCGCTGGCCTCATTTGCTTCTCTGACATGCTCAGAATGACATACTGTTTGATCAGTGCTGTTAGAGTCAATGTTTGCtgcaaataaaatgaacaaTACACATGGAGACACGCCATATTTAAAGTTGTATAGTATGGGTCTGCAACTGTTGCATTAGTTTCTCTTTATATATTGAAGATTCTCATTACTGCCAGGGGTAGATTTCAGTATGCAATAAATTTTGAAACACAAGTGGGCTGCTGCCATGAAAGAAACACTGGCTTACCAGCCTGGCTGAGTCAGCTTTGAAACCAAGGCATAGGCCTGTTGTGCAAAAAAGAGCGAGCTTGTGTAGTTCTCTACCATAAGCGTTGACTTAATTCTGATGTCATATTGGTCTTAGGATCTGAAAATGCTTGTGAAAAGACTTCATTTATGTTTCTGCGGCAAGAGTTGCCTGTGAGATTGGCAAACATAATGAAGGAAATAAGCTTGCTTCCAGACAACCTCCTAAGAACGCCTTCAGTTCAGCTGGTGCAGAGCTGGTAAGAACAGTGACATTCCATTCCTTGAAGGGTGACCTTCTGCATATACACAGGTTGGAGGAACTGACTCTCTTCTACTGAAAGAACATTCACAGGCTTGTTACGTGAACATCACTTATTTATACTGAGATATTAAATACACCAATGTCATCAGAAACTAAATTTACAGATGTGGGAAATAACCTTTAGGAGCAATTAGAGAACTCACATTAAGAATTAAGTATTGCACACACTCGTGTATGAGgatacagttttttttttttaaacaaaaatccacCAGAACAATGTTTAATAGGGAACTTACCTGAAAGTGAAGAAGCTAGTTGAAGAAACAACAGAAGCAGACTAAGGCacaaaatgtttgcaaaatatAGTAGACACCATTTACAAGACAGGTTATTGCAGACTGAGAGTAAAGGTatagaaaatatgaagaaagaaaaacaggaagctCCCAAAGCAAAAACATTAAACAACAGAGAGAACATGAAGGTATTAAAgtaaaaaagacattatttgaaaaataaaatttgctttcaagTAAGGAACTTAGGcataaactttttttaagatgaaagcTAAACAAAGAGATTGCTTGGCAACTGCAATCTCTTTGGCAATCTCAAAGGCACAAGGATTTCTGTAAAGGCTTTTAAAGTTAAGAGAACACAAAATCTTCCAATAAGTGGGATTGACTAGATGACTGAATATGAAAAGAGCTATCAGTGAAGATGAAGGGTCTTAATGAAACACAAATGCTTACATTCTTAGGATACTAGATGACACTGATCAAATGAATGGGAAATTAATTCCATTTGGGCAAAGTAGAACACAGGGAATAACCTTCCCTCCCTGTGTGCTTGCTTGCTTAcaatggaaagagaaattttgATGCTGCTGGgaatatttttctggatttgtCAGTTGATggcaagaaggaaaatagtGTTAGGACCTAAATAACAAATGGGGAGGAATATAATTGTAGCATTGTGTTAGCCCATTATTCCCCTGAATTACATGCAGTTCCATCCTGAACAGAAAAGACCAAGAGGGATAATCAGAGGGTTGGAACAATTTCTACGTGAGGAGAAACCAGATAGAATTCTTCAGCTTGGAAAGTAAGTATCTAAGGAAAGGGATGGCAGAAATACTTAAGTTGTGAACAAATGGAAAGACTCTTCTAATAACAGGAACTCACTGAGGCTACAAATAAGTGATCACCTACTGGgtttaaaacacaaagatgATATTTTGTGTATTCTAATTGAATTGTGGAATTCATTGCTCTGgaaattttggaagaaaacatcATAAATAGAGTCAAAGGAATCTTAACAAAATTCACAGGGGAGACAGGTAGAATGATTTGATAACATGCAACATTGGAAGACCACAAATTGCTAACCAGAGATCTGGGGAGGCGTATTAGAATTGGTTTTTATCCTGTTTGTTTCATTGAAAGGTACGTCCAAAGTCTTCAGGAGATTCTTGACTTTAAGGACAAAAGCTCAGAAGATTCAGGGGCGGTTCACAGGTAAGGCTTTGCTGTCACACGTTAGTATCTTGTTAATATTGTATGGAAGAACTGGCAAGAAAACAATAGCTTCAAAAAAATTTCCTATCTCAAATCTTTACAGCAGTCATCCTCTGTCCCTAAAAGGAGGGTACattaaaacaggaaatgaaGCACTTCAGCATAATGTCATTCTGTAGAATGCTCTGGTCAGTGTTGGCTGACCGTGCCATTTGACAGGCATGGGTTGTTCTGCATGGAAACAGCTGGTatggttttctctttctcttggcAGTAACCaagataataaataaataaaaattttataaatagtCAAAATAATTGATTACTGGTTGTTTCAATGCTAGTCACCTGAAATATGCTGTAAGGACTGACCTGCCTTCTTACTGCAGTCGGCAGAAGTGTGATATTTTTGTATGGAAGTCTTCATTTTTGTAGACAGGCACTCTGTTTGCTAGAGTATTAAATTCCCTCAAAAGTGAAATACTAACAATGTATTCCTTTTAGTTTTACAGATACTGTGATAAAAATCCGGAATCGACACAATGATGTAATTCCTACGATGGCTCAAGGAGTAATAGAATACAAGGAAAGCTTTGGCATTGATCCAGTGACCTCACAGAATGTGCAGTATTTTTTAGACCGCTTCTACATGAGCCGCATTTCAATCAGAATGCTCCTTAATCAACACTGTAAGTGCCAGTGTTGAATGGAGGGGAAATGATACCTGTACCATGtcagctgtattttcctttaatgtttAAGTGCTTAATATGTACTAAAGTGCCACTTAGGAGGATACTATTTGCCTTTCCATTTATACCTCATTCTTAGTACAattcctaaaatatttattaatagtAGGCTTTCAAGTGTGGTGAGGACTGAAATTATAGATTGCctgtgaattttttatttagcagaACTGAAGAGACAAactaaaattataaaattatactggatattaaataatgttttcttttttggcagCTTTACTGTTTGGTGGGAAAATTAATCCAGCTCATCCAAAACATATTGGAAGCATCGATCCTAACTGCAATGTTGTTGAAGTTATTAGAGGTAAATTCAGATGATAAGAACAAGAATCCTGAAAACTTACATGAATGTCTATACTAAGAGCAAATACACATCCTGATATTCCTATACTGTTGTTTCCTACCTGGAGcagaagttttatttaaagtgttaatacaattttgtttctttttcctataAACCCAGTTTTTGTGAGAAAATACACATCTCCCTGACAGCGCACAGTACTTctaatgtttgctttttttggcagactctaaaggagaaaaaaaaagtgagaggGGGGAAATGTAACTTCCTGTGTTTATTATTATAGATGGCTATGAAAATGCCAAGAGACTTTGTGATTTGTATTACATGAGCTCTCCAGAACTTATCCTCGAAGAGTTGAATGGTAGGTGAATATGGACAAGGCATGGTCTTGAACATCATGATGGCTTCTTCTAGAGGAGCTAGTGGTAAAATGTTCTCCTGCTTTTCATATAGTTCATGTCTTCTCTGTATCTACTGTAATAAataggttggggtttttttaaatctggcaGAATGCTTTCCCCATTCCTCCCTTTAATCAGAAAACTGACAGGAATAGAAGTTTTTGATACTACAGCTGTTGATATAACAAATTTTAGCAGGCTCCTTCCCTCCCTAAAGATTTAATGTGTCTTTACCTGACATTACTGCATCTCACCCTCTTTGCATTTCTTGCAACACGTTAAAGATTTATACAAGACATTCCATTCCATCTTCATGATACCTATGAGGAGGTTATTAGAAAGCAACTATGATATGCCCTAATCAGTGATGCCATAGTGGGTTTTAAGATTAATTTCTAAAGCACCAAGCAACATTTGAAAATCTTGATTAAGACTTTTGATTAACATACAACTTTTCAAATGATTTCtgttcacattttccttttttaaattcaacAATACAAATTCACATTTTGAATTATTGTGGGAATGAATAAAAGATACCTCATTTGCTATTTAGTTATTTAGACTCTCTTCTCTCCAGCTAAATCACCAGGACAGCCCATGCAAGTGGTGTACGTGCCATCACATCTCTATCACATGGTTTTTGAACTTTTCAAGGTCTGTGCACTTAACCATTAATTACACAGTTCTTTCAATACATCTTTGTTTACTGAGATTGTATTGCTTTGACTTTTTGAACCAATTCTAGATAATAGCATGTTTTTGCAAGTGCAGACTTCTTGCCATTTGACTGCAGGAACACAGCTACACTAAACAGTAATTGCATACAAAATGAACAGCTTTGGAAGATGCATCTCTTCTACCTAGCCACTGAATACCTTCTGAATAGACAgcttaaatattaaaacatatGAAGACATTAGTTAATAAAGCAAGTGAGAATAAGATGTCCCAAAAATTGTGTATCTTCAAATCTGGTAAAATGTTTAACAGGTCCTACCTAAGGAGCTTTCCTCAAGCAGTTCAGTCCTAGACTTTTCTTGGACTTTGTGTCATATTGCATGTACTATGTGCATTATAAAAATTCTAGAACAAAACTTCTGTACATTAAACTGTTCAcgtttcctttaaaaaaattaagtatttgaAGTCTCTGTATTCTAATAAACTATATATATGCTGATACTGAATAAgccagaaatattaaaaaacccattCTAAACCAATATGCACTTGTTGTGATTCTTAAATACAAGATAAAAATAACTACTAAATTGATGTTTTAAGATAATATACAAAGTATATTACAGGATAAATAGGATTTAAGTTGTACTTGAAAATTACAGAATGCAATGAGAGCCACCATGGAACATCATGCTGATCAATGCATTTATCCTGCAATTCATGTACACATCACCTTGGGAAATGAGGATTTAACTGTGAAGgtactcactttttttttattattttgaaggTTACTttggttagggttttttttcctgttgtgagCAGCATATTAGTAACTTGAGCTGCTGATAGGGTTCCATTAATAGATTGTATGTGATGATGTTTGTAAGTAAAAAGACCATTACGGAATTTCACATACAGCCTCAGCAGGAAAGTAATGAACAGGCTGCAGTCACACTGAGGGTTCTGCAATAGCATCCTGTACTTGCTCGTGTCTTCCCTAGCTTAGAAGCAACCATGACTACAAACTAAGTAGCATCTTTATACAATTGTAATATTAGCATTTTGTAAGTGACAATGACACAGCTATACAGGTGTGAAAcaactgaagaaagcaaaatatataCTGTATATTCCACACAAAACAAACCTCCTGAAGTACAGTttgcagtttcttctttttctgtacaACATCCGTGCTGGATTTCAAAGACCAACTGTAAGCACTGGGTTTTTCATAGGTCCAGCTAAACTGTAGTAAAACAACTCCTTTGACTTACTCCCTCAGTAACAGGTTTCTTTTAGTAAATTATACTTAAATGACAGTTTAAGTATATATTCTTGAAGAATAAGGATAAAATACACAGCATTTGCTAAAAGGTACAGATAGTGACTTCAGACAAAAGTGTGTTATGACCAAGATAAAAGCAATGCACAATTCAAGTAGAATTTCCTTGCCTCCAAGAGATTATGAATGCTTCTTATGGTAGTATGTTATTTAATGGTTTGGATAAGGAATGAAAGGGAAGGATTCATCTCTCTATGGTCATTGTTGGAGATGAGAATTAAAGCGAACCTGTAACTTAGTAGGGACAGCTTCAAATAATGTTTTACCTGAAAGTTCTCTGGCTTATTGTTTGAGAGAAGCTGTCttttataaaaaatgtattcagGGATATAAAGCTAAATGCTCCTTCTTGTTCCAGATGAGTGATCGTGGTGGTGGTGTTCCTATGAGGAAAATCGACAGACTGTTCAACTACATGTATTCAACAGCACCACGTCCTCGTGTTGAGACATCACGAGCTACACCTTTGGTATGCAAATCTTTTATACCCTGGCATCATGGATATGTCTAATTGTCACAAAAACCATACAGCGAAACCTATGAAATTCCAATTTTATAGATATTACActgaataatatttaaatattacttaATTCAAGCAATTcaagcatttttcaaagaataacTGGAAAATGGCATAAAATACTAAAGATTATTTAAATTTGTTCAAGATTCTCTTTTTCTCTACTAAATCTAAAGATCAGCCACCTCAAGCAGAACACTTAGCTATGCTGCACGTACTGTAGTGAGAGCAGgattctgaattatttttgtagCCACTGAATGAAAGGAGGAATAATTATAGCAATGACTTTGGATCAAGGCCATAGTTCATTTGTATTGTGTAGTCAGTTGTACCATCCCCCAGCAAGGATGAAGGTACACAGATGTGACAGGGCATATGAAGAATCTACTTTGGTCTCATGTGAACGTAATAAATGCACAAGAAATAAAGCCTAAGCTCTCAGAAATTAGAATCTCTGTACAGCTTTCCTGTATTTATTCTCCCACAttgcatcatttaaaaaaatatgtagttCTGCATGTAGATGACTCTGCAACTCACTAAACACTAGATCTTTACAGAGAAGTATTGTGTACGGTCATTGAGAGATTACCTCTAAATTtagtatttaaacaaaaaatcatGCTTAACACTTCAGGGCTACATCCTGCTACTGCAGTCAGGGCTTGGTAGAATTTTAGTATAAGCTGCAAATTCATAGACATTGTGTCTTGAACCTTTTTTATATGTTCTGATGATGAAATGTATCTGACTTAAGAACACCGAGTACTTATGATTAGTAGCTCCATGAGGTGtgacacagacacagcagagtTTCCTCTAATGGCATCTCTTCAAAAAGCTACCATAATACAAGCAGTGTTATCTACCAGCCCTGTCTGACAAATGAATGAAACAGTTTTCGCATAATCACAATCATCCATGCATTCTTGTGGTTTTGGGGTATATAATAGCTTGGGGGAGGGCATAATAGTTAACATCTGAACTTCTGTTACTGTCAAACATCGTGCTTAGTTTGTCTATTTTAcctattaaaacagaaaatgccacTGATTGATGCAATTAATGGAAATACACTTTTTCTCCTATCAGGCTGGATTTGGTTATGGCTTACCCATATCACGTCTGTATGCACAGTACTTCCAAGGAGACCTGAAACTGTATTCCTTAGAAGGCTATGGTACAGATGCAGTTATTTACATCAAGGTATGATCTAACACTCTATCATTTTACGTTTATCAGCAGCTCTAATCTGAACTGCTAATGGAACTCTCTGTTCTGTTACAATAACTTCAATTAAAAAGAATCATCAGCTACAGCCTTTTCTCCTTACAGGCCTTATCAACAGAATCAATTGAAAGACTCCCTGTATACAACAAAGCAGCCTGGAAACATTATAAAGCAAACCATGAAGCCGATGATTGGTGTGTGCCAAGCAGTGAGCCAAAGGACATGACCACTTTTCGCAGTATGTAGCTTTTTCCTCAGCAGTTCGTAAGAAGTAGGTTTGTCTGTAAAGGGAATTTAAAAGACCTGATTTATACCAAGATGTTGAGCCACTTTTGATATGTGAGAGTAATTTTAAGTGGTGTAACAGAAAGTTTAGAGTAATTAggcttttctgaaattaaaaaaccaacagcCACCAAAACTCCCAAACCTGCACTTAAAAAGTGAGGTCATACTTAATTTGTTTCTATTTATGACTGCTTTCAGAGCTATGTCAAAGGAGCAATATTTTGGTTTCTGTAGGGATCAAGGCAATGTCTGTCACATGTGGtattaattaatataattacaaaacagttttattagaaaaaatattgaaaaatctCACTggaacatttttcatttatacaaTACTACAGATTAATGAAAAGCTCGTGTAAGAAGTATTGAGCTCATTGCTATACCCTTGTAAGCATGCTGAAGCTTAATTTTGTGAAGTTAGGTATGTTGCCTACATACATTGCCTACAACAAGggggttttttcagctgtaGAAATCACACATCTCTGTAGggataaagaattttaaaaagcatttttaacagCTACTACTGGTATAATGTATCTCAGGTATGTGAC includes:
- the PDK1 gene encoding pyruvate dehydrogenase (acetyl-transferring) kinase isozyme 1, mitochondrial, whose amino-acid sequence is MRLLRALLRGAAPGSASPGSIPQQVDFYSRFSPSPLSMKQFLDFGSENACEKTSFMFLRQELPVRLANIMKEISLLPDNLLRTPSVQLVQSWYVQSLQEILDFKDKSSEDSGAVHSFTDTVIKIRNRHNDVIPTMAQGVIEYKESFGIDPVTSQNVQYFLDRFYMSRISIRMLLNQHSLLFGGKINPAHPKHIGSIDPNCNVVEVIRDGYENAKRLCDLYYMSSPELILEELNAKSPGQPMQVVYVPSHLYHMVFELFKNAMRATMEHHADQCIYPAIHVHITLGNEDLTVKMSDRGGGVPMRKIDRLFNYMYSTAPRPRVETSRATPLAGFGYGLPISRLYAQYFQGDLKLYSLEGYGTDAVIYIKALSTESIERLPVYNKAAWKHYKANHEADDWCVPSSEPKDMTTFRSM